The genomic interval GCGACGCGCGCGAGGGAGGAGAGGTAGTCGCCGAGCGGGTCGGCGGGGCCCTCGCCGGGGGCGCGGGCGGGCTCGTAGATCTCGTAGAGGCCCACGTGCGGGGTGATCCCCGGCAGCAGGTGGTCGCCGGAGAAGAGCCGGCCGTTGCCCGCGCCGCCGTGCGGATGGGCCTCCTCCAGGTGCAGGCAGACGTGGCCGGGGGTGTGCCCCGGGGTCCAGACGGCGCGCAGCCGGCGGCCGGGCAGGTCGAGCAGCTCGCCGTGGACGAGCTCGCGGTCCGGCAGCGCCGCCCGCCGCCCGGGCAGTTCCCGGGCGGCGGCCCGCGCCGCCTCCAGCCGCGCCACGTGCCCGGCGGGCGCGCCGGCCGCCGTCAGCTTCCCGGCGAGCAGGTCGATCCAGCCGCCGGGCGGCGTCCCGCGCAGGTGGCGGACCAGCTCCGTGTCGGCGGGGTGCATCGCGATCCAGGCGCCGGAGGCCTCGCGCACCCGGCCCGACAGGCCGTGGTGGTCCGGGTGGTGGTGGGTGACGAGGACGCCGTGCAGCGCCGCCACGGACGTGCCGCAGGCGGCCAGGCCCGCGGTGAGGGCGTCCCAGGAGGCGGGGTCGTCCCAGCCGGTGTCGACGAGGACCGGGCCGCGGCCGGTGTCCAGGAGGTGGACGAGCGTGTGGCCGAGGGGGTTGCCGGGGATCGGGACGGGGACGGACCACACGCCGCCGCCGTGGTCGGTCACCGGGGGTGGGGGCGGGGCGGGCGTTCCGGGCGGCCCCGGTGTCCCGGGCGGCCCGGGTGGTCCTGGCGTCGCGGGTGTGCGCGGTACGTCCGGCACGTGCGCCATGGGCACCTCCCCCGTCACCGCCGCACGGCGGCCATTGCCCACTATAACGAGAACTGCTATCAGTTCTGATGCTGCGTCAGATCGGCGTCGGGGCCGGCGCCGAGCCGCGTCGGATCTACTGGGCGGGCGCACCGCCCGCCCGTGGGAGGCACCGGGCAATGGGCGAACTCATCGAGTACGGGCAGCTGTTCATCGGCGGCGCCATGACCGACCCGGCCGGCCGGGACACCATCGACGTCGTCTCGCCGCACACCGAGCGCGTCATCGGACGCGTACCGCACGCCGGCTTCGAGGACGTCGACCGGGCCGTGGCCGCCGCCCGGGCGTCCTTCGACTCCGGCGTCTGGGCCGGCCTGCCGCTGGCCGGGCGGATCGAGGTCGTCACCCGGATCAAGGACGGGATCGCCGCCCGCCACGAGGAGCTCGCCCGGACCATCTCCGCCGAGAACGGCTCCCCCTACTCCTGGAGCGTCCTCGCGCAGGCGCTCGGCGCGATGATGGTGTGGGACTGCGCCATCGGTGTCGCGCGCGACATCCCTTACGAGGAGCGGCGCGGCGGCGTCCTCGGGCCGCTGGTGGTGCGGCGCGAGCCGGTCGGGGTGGTCGCGGCGGTCGTCCCCTGGAACGTGCCGCAGTTCGTGGCCGCGGCCAAGCTGGCGCCCGCCCTGCTGGCGGGCTGCTCCGTGATCCTCAAGCCGTCGCCGGAGACGCCCCTGGACGCGTATCTGCTCGCCGAGATCGTCGCCGCGGCCGGGCTGCCGGAGGGCGTGCTGTCGATCCTGCCCGCCGGACCGGAGACCGGCGAGTACCTGGTCGGGCACCCCGGCGTCGACAAGGTCTCCTTCACCGGCTCGGTCGCGGCCGGCAAGCGCGTCATGGAGGTCGCCTCCCGCCACCTCACCCGGGTCACGCTGGAGCTGGGCGGCAAGTCCGCGGCCGTCGTCCTGCCCGACGCCGACCTGGACGCGGCCGTCGCCGGCATCGTGCCGAGCGCCTGGATGAACAACGGCCAGGCCTGCGTCGCGCAGACCCGCATCCTCGCCCCGCGCGTCCACTACGACGAGCTCGCCGAGCGGTTCGCGGCCGCGGCCCGCGCCCTCGTCGTCGGCGACCCCCTCGACCCGGCCACCCAGGTCGGGCCGCTGGTCGCGGAGCGGCAGCGGCGGCGCTCGCTGGACTACATCGCGCTCGGGCGGCGCGAGGGCGCCAAGGTGCTCGCGGGCGGCGGCCGCCCGGCCGGGCTCGACACCGGCTGGTACGTCGAGCCCACGCTGTTCGGCGACGTCGGCAACACCATGCGGATCGCCCGCGAGGAGATCTTCGGGCCGGTCATCTGCCTGCTGCCCTACGACACGGAGGAGGAGGCCGTCCGGATCGCCGACGACTCCGACTACGGGCTCTCCGGCAGCGTCTGGACCCGCGACGTCGAGCACGGCCTGGACATCGCGCGCCGGGTGCGCACCGGAACGTACTCGGTGAACACCTTCAGCCTCGACATGCTCGGCCCCTTCGGCGGCTACAAGAACTCCGGCCTGGGCCGGGAGTTCGGCCCCGAGGGCTTCGCCGAGTACCAGGAGCACAAGATGATCCACCTGCCCGCCGGGCACGGGGAGGGCTGATGGCCGAGCGCTGGCGCGTCACGGTGGACCGGCGCGTGTGCGTCGGCTCGGGGCTGTGCGCCGGCCTCGCCCCCGAGGCCTTCCGGCTCGATCCGGCGCGCAGGTCCCACCCGGTGCCGGGCGCGAGGGGGGAGTCCGAACGGGTGCGTGAGGCGGCGGAGATGTGCCCGGTCGAGGCGATCGCGATCGCACTCGCGGACACGGGGGAGGCGGTGTTCCCGCCGCCGGAGTGACGGGTGGGGTGCCGAACGGGGGCGGGGCGGCGGCCGGGCGCCGCCGGCCCCGTGATCCGCGCGCGGCCGTCCGGCGACCGGCTTCGGGGCCGTCCGGTGATCCGCGCGGGACCGGCCCGGTGGCCCGTCGGCGGGTGGTGGGCCGCTGACCTGGGACGGATCCGTCCGCGCCTGGTTACTCATGCGTTCCGCACTGCCTGTTCATGACATGTGTGACTGGTTCGCCTCTCAACGGCGTGGAAATCTCGACGCAACGGAGCCGAGGGGGGAACCGATGGACAAGCGGTACGAGGTCTACTGCCTGGCGGACAGGCACTTCTACGAGACCCCGGACCGTCTGTCCCTCCCGGCCGGCGGCGCGCCGGAGGCCGGTGGCGGGTTCTACGAGACCGCCCGCCGCCCGGTGCCCGCCGGCTGGCACACCTCCCGCACCGGCGACTGGCTGCACCTCACGCCCGTGGACGCCGACGGCGCCCCGCGCCCCGGGCAGCCGCCCCAGGGCTGGAAGATCCACGTGTCGGCGACGGCCGCGAGCGCGGAGAAGACCGCCGCCGCCGTCTGGGACCACTGCGTCCCGAGGGGCATCCCCTTCAAGTTCGTCCCCGCCCCGCACCTGCTGCACCTGCGCAACAGCAAATACGCGGGGCGCGACCACAGCGGAAAGTTCGTCACGGTCTACCCGAAGGACGAGGAGCAACTCCACGCCACGCTCACCGAGTTGCACGAGGTCGTCGGCGGCAGGCCCGGCCCGTACGTCCTCACGGACCTCCGCTGGCACGACGGCCCGCTCTACGTCCGCTACGGCGCCTTCGCCCGCCGGTTCTGCGTCGACGCGCGCGGCACGCTCGTCCCCGCGATCGAGGACGGCGAAGGGCGGCTGGTGCCCGACCGCCGCGACCCCGCGTTCCACGTCCCCGACTGGGTGACGCTGCCCGCCTTCCTGGAGCCCCACCTCGCCGCCCGCAACGCCACCACGGTCGGCGAGCTGCCCTACCGCATCGAGAAGGCCCTGCACTTCTCCAACGGCGGCGGCGTCTACGCCGGCACCGACACCCGCGACGGCCGGAAGGTCGTCCTCAAGGAGGCCCGGCCGCACGCCGGCCTCGCCGCCGACGGCGCGGACGCCGTCGCCCGGCTGGAGCGCGAGCGGGCCGCCCTGGAGAAGCTCTCCGGGCTCGGCGTGGCTCCCGAGGTGCGTGACTGGTTCACCCTCGGCGAGCACAGCTTCCTCGTCATGGACTTCGTCGAGGGCCGCCTCCTCAACTCCTACTTCTCCGAGCGTCACCCCCTGATCGCCGCCACCCCGGCCACCACCGCCGTGGCCGACTACACGGCCTGGGCGCTGCGCGTCCACGCCGCGGTCGAGGAGGCCGTGGCCCTGGTGCACTCCAGGGGAGTGGTCTTCAACGACCTGCACATGTTCAACATCATGGTCGCCCCCGACGAACGCTCGGTGACCCTCATCGACTTCGAGGCCGCCGCCCCCGCCGCCGAGCACGGCCGCCAGATCGTCGCCCACCCCGGCTTCGTCGCCCCGCCGGACCGCACCGGCACCGAGGTCGACCGCTACGCCCTGGCGTGCCTGCGGCTGGCGCTGTTCCTGCCGGTGACCATGCTCTTCGCCATCGACCGCGGCAAGGCCGCCCATCTGGCCGAGGTGATCGCCGAGGAGTTCCCCGAGGTGCCGGAGGAGTTCCTGGCGGAGGCCGTGGCGGAGATCGCCGGGGAAGGGGCGGGCGGCCGGGCGGCCGGCGGTGGCCCCGGCCGTGGCGCCCACGACGGCGCGGGCGGGCGCGCGGGCAGCGGTGCCGCCGGGGGTTCCGGCAGCGGCGTCCACGGTGACGTGCGTACGGCCGGCGGCCGTGGGGCGCCCGGGGGGACCCGCTCCGGTACGGGCGGTGGAGCCGTCGGCGGCTCCGGGAGCGACCCCGGCCGTGGCGTCCACGCGGGCACGGCCACCCGCCGTGGGGCGGACGGGCGAGCCGGCTCCGCCGCGGTGCCCGCCGCCGCCCGTCGCCCCCGCGCGGGAGCGCACCCCGCGCCCGGGGACTGGCCACGCAGCCGGGACTCGATGGCGCGGGCGATCCTCGCCTCCGCCACCCCCGACCGTGCCGACCGGCTCTTCCCGGGCGACATCGCGCAGTTCGGCGACGGCGGCGGGCTCGGCCTCGCGCACGGCGCCGCCGGGGTGCTGCACGCCCTCGCCGAGACCGGCGCGGACCGCTACGAGCGGGGCGAGCGCTGGCTCCTCGACCACACCGACCCGCTGCCGCCGGGCACCCCGCTCGGCCTCTACGACGGTGTCGCCGGCGTCGCCTGCGTCCTCGACCGGCTCGGCCACACCCGGCGCGCCCTCGACCTCGCCGCGACCGTCCTCGCAGAGAAGTGGCAGCGGCTCACCTCCGACCTCCACAGCGGCCTGGCCGGAGTCGGCCTCGCCCTCGACCACCTCGCCCGGACCACCGGCGAGCGGCAGCTCCACGACCAGGCCGTCGAAGCCGCCCAGCTCCTCGCCGACCGGCTGGCCGCCGACCTCGCGTCCCCCGCCGCCGGCCGCCGCCGGGCCGGCCTGATGCACGGCGCGAGCGGCCCCGCCCTGCTCTTCCTCCGGCTCCACGAACGCACCGGGGCCCCCGCCCTGCTCGAACTCGCCGAGCGGGCCCTGCGCGCCGACCTCGCCCGCTGCGTCACGACCCCCAACGGCACCCTGGAGGTCGACGAGGGCTGGCGCACGATGCCCTACCTGGGCGACGGCAGCGTCGGCGTCGGCATGGTCCTCGACGACTTCCTCGACCGCGCCGCCCGGCGCGGGACCGCCGCCGACCCGGCGCTGGCCGAGGCCCGCACGGGCATCCTCCGCGCCGCGCGCTCGCGGTTCTACGTCCAGCCCGGCCTCCTCCAGGGCCGCGCCGGCATGGTCCTGCACCTCGGCCGCACGACCGCACCCGGCGTCACCGCGGAGCACCTGGCCACCCAGGTCCGCGGACTGTCCTGGTACGCGATGGCCTACGAAGGGGAACTCGCCTTCCCCGGCAGCCAGATGATGCGGCTGTCCATGGACCTCGCCACCGGAACGGCGGGCGTCCTGCTGGCCCTGGGCGCCGCGCTCGGCGCCCCCGGCGGCCCGGCGCCGCAACTCCCCTTCCTGCCGCCCCTGAGGGCGCCCAAGGACCGGCTCCGCACGGAGCCGTAGCACCACCATCCGTCCCCATGAAAGGAAAGACCATGGCCCTTCTCGACCTTCAGAACATGGACTCCGAGGAGTACGGCGGCGGCCACGGCGGCGGAGGCAGCAACGTGAGCCTTCTCCTCTGCTGGAGCACGGCCAGCGTCGCGCTCTGCCTGTGACACGGAGCCGGTAGACACCAGGGACCGGGCGGGCACCCTCACGGGGCCCGTCCGGTCCCACCGGCAGTACCGACGGCACCGGCGGCATCGACGGCACTGTCCACGGGCAGTGCCGACGGCATCGACAGCGAGGGCTGCGACGACCCCATGGCACAGACCAGTACCGCCCCCGCCGGAGCGCCCGGCGAGCGGCACCCCGGCGACCGGATCCTGCTCGACGCGACCCGGCACAGCGCCGCCCGCGCCGCGGCCCTGGCCCTGATCGCCGTCGCCGCCACCGGCGCCACCCTGCTGCTGCCCGCCGCCCTCGGCCACACCCTCGACCTCCTCCTCGCCCGGCGCGGCGCCGAGGCGACCCGCTGGGTCCTGCTCTGCGCGGGCCTCGTCTGCGCCCCCGCCGCGCTCGACGCCCTCGACGAGGTGCTCTCCGGCACCACCGCAGCCCGCACCACGGCCTGGCTGCGCCACCGCCTGCTGGCCCACGTCCTCGCCGCCGGGCCCCGCGCCACCGCCCGCTTCGCCCCCGGAGACCTCGTCACCCGCCTCGTCGGCAACGCCGCCGACGTCGGCACCGCCCCCGGCACGCTCGCCGGATCCGCCGCCGCCGTCGCCGCCCCGCTGGGCGGCGTCCTCGCGCTCGGCCTCATCGACCCCTGGCTCGCCGTCGGGTTCCTCGCCGGGGCGCCCCTGCTCGCCCTGCTGCTGCGGGCCTTCGCCCGCGCCTCCGGCGACTGCGCGGCGGAGTACCAGCGGCTCCAGGGAGAGATCGCCGGGCGCCTCGTCGAGGCGGTCGGCGGCGCCCGGACCATCGCGGCCGCCGGCACCGCGCGGCGGGAGACCGCCCGCGTGCTCGCCCCGCTGCCCGGCCTGTCCCACCAGGGGCACCGCATGTGGCGGGTGCAGGGCCGGGCCGCCGCGCAGGCCGTCACGGTCGTGCCGCTGCTCCAGATCACCGTGCTGGCCGTCGCCGGCCTGCGCCTCACCCAGGGGGCGCTCAGCGTCGGCGACCTCCTCGCCGCCTCGCGCTACGCGGTGCTCGCCACCGGGGTCGGCGTGCTCGTCGGCCACGTGAGCGCGATCGTCCGGGCCCGTACGGCCGCGGGGCGCGTCGCCGAGGTCCTGGCAGAGCCCGCCACGGCGCACGGCTACTGCCAACTGCCGGCCGCCGGCGCCGGCACCCTGGAGCTGCGCGGCGTCAGCGCGGAGCGCGGCGGGCGGACGGTGCTGCGCGACGTCGACCTCGTGGTGCCGGGCGGCACGTCCCTGGCCGTCGTCGGCCGCTCCGGCACCGGCAAGTCGGTGCTCGCGGAGCTCGCCGGGCGGCTCGCCGACCCGGCCGCCGGGGTGGTGACGCTCGACGGCGTCCCCCTGCGCGAGCTCGGCCACGACACCCTGCGGCGCGCCGTCGGCTACGCCTTCGCCCGGCCCGCCCCGCTGGGCGGCACGATCGGCGGCACGATCGCCTTCGGCGTCTTCGACCCCGGACCCGACGCCGTCACGGAAGCCGCCCGCGCGGCGTGCGCGGACGGCTTCGTGCGCCGCATGCCGCTCGGCTACGCCACGCCCTGCGAGGACGCTCCGCTGTCCGGCGGCGAGTCCCAACGCCTGGGCCTGGCCCGCGCCTTCGCCCACGCGGGCCGCGTCCTGATCCTGGACGACGCGACGTCCAGCCTCGACACCCTCACCGAACACGAGGTCACCCGCGCCCTCCACGGCACCACCACCCGCACCCGCCTCGTCGTCGCCCACCGCGCCTCGACGGCCGCCCGGGCCGACCGCGTCGCCTGGCTCGCCGACGGCCGCCTCCGCGCGACGGGCACCCACGAGGACCTATGGCGCGACCCGGAGTACCGGGCGCTCTTCGGCGCGCGGTGACCCCCGCCCGGGGCGCCCCGGCCCGCCCGCGGACGGGAGCGGCACCTCTGCCCGCCCGACCGCGGCCGCCCGGGGGCGCGTTCAGGCGGTCCGGCGTATCCCGGTGGCCGGCATGTCGCGGTGGCCCGGCGTCGCCGCCCGACCGGCCGCGGGCCGGCGGCCGCACCCCTGTCCCGGCCGCCCCGGCCCAGACCCCAGGAGGTCCCCATGCCTGAGCGCCGTCGTGGCGGCGGCCGTGACGACGGCGGCGGTGTCGCACGCCGAGGGCTGCGCTTCCTGCGCCGCCGGCGGGCCGTCGTCGCGTGGCTGGCCGTGTGGTCCGTGGTCGAGGCCGCGCACACCTTCGGGCTGGGGTACGCGCTGGCCAGAGCGCTGGACTCCGGGTTCCTCGCGGGGCGGGCCGGGGTCGGGCTCGGGTGGCTCGGGGCGGCCGCCGGGGCCGTGGTCGTCGGGGCGTACGGGACCGGGCGTACGTACGGCGGCGTCGCCGGGCTCGTGGAGCCGCTGCGCGACGGACTCGTGCGGCGCGTGGTCCCGGCCGCCCTGCGGGACGCCGACGGCGCCGCCGTCTCCCGGCTGACCCACCAGGTGGAGATCGCCCGGGACGCCTTCGCCGGGCTCGTGATGGTCTCGCGGTCCTTCGTCTTCACGGCGGCCGGCGCCCTGACGGGCCTGTTCCTGCTGTCCCCGGCCCTCCTGGTGGTCGTGGTGCCACCGCTCGCGCTCGGCCTCGGCCTGTTCCTCGCGACCCTGCGGCCCCTGGCCCGCCGCCAGGAGGCCTTCCTCATCGCCGACGAGGCCGTCGCCCGCTCCTTCGGCGAGGTCTCCGCCGGGCTGCGCGACATCACGGCCGGCGGCGCCGAACGGCGGGTCCGCGAGGGGACGGGCGCCCTCGTCGACGCCGAGCGCCGGGCCTCCGCGGCCCTCGCCCGCTGGTCCGTCGTGCGCGTCGTGGCCCTGGCCGTCGCCGGCCAGGTCCCCGTCGTCCTCCTGCTCGCCGCGACGCCCTGGCTGCTCGACCGCTCCGTCACCCCCGGCGCCCTCGTCGGCGCCCTCGCCTACCTCACGCAGTCCCTCCTGCCGGCCCTCCAGAACCTCGTGCACGGCCTCGGCGGAAGCGGCTCCCGCCTCGCCGTCGTGCTGCGCCGCCTCACCGCCGGCCCGCCGCCCGCCCCCGCCGCGCGCCCCACGGGCGGGCACCCGGCGGCCGCGCCCACCACCCCCGCCGTCGAGCTGCGCGGCGTCACCTTCGCGTACGGCGAGCACGCCGATCCCGTCGTCGACGGCCTGGACCTGGCCGTGCCCGCCGGCTCCCACCTCGCCGTCGTCGGCCCCAGCGGGGTCGGCAAGTCGACGCTGGCCGGGCTGATGGCGGGGCTGCTGGTACCCCGGAGCGGCGAGGTGCGGATCGGCGGGCGGCCGCCGGGCGACCCGGCCGGCCGGGTGCTCATCCCGCAGGAGGCGTACGTCTTCTCCGGCACCCTCGGCGACAACCTGCGCTATCTGCGCGCGGATCCGGTCACCGAGCGGGAGCTCACCGAGGCGGCCGAGGCCCTCGGCATGTCCGGGCTCGTCGCGCGGCTCGGCGGCTTCGGGGCGCGGCTCGCCCCCGACGCGCTGTCCGCGGGGGAGCGGCAGCAGATCGCCCTGGCCCGCGCCTATCTCTCGCCCGCTCCCGTCGCGCTGCTGGACGAGGCGACGTGCCACCTCGACCCCGCCGCCGAAGCCCGCGCCGAGCGGGCCTTCGCGCGGCGGCCCGGCACCACCCTGATCGTCATCGCGCACCGGGCCGCCTCGGCCCGCCGCGCGGACCGCGTCCTGGTGATGGACGGCCCGCGCACCCGCTGCGGGGACCACCGCGAACTGCTGGCGGCGTCCCCGCTCTACCGTGACCTCACCGGGGCCCCGGGCCCGCGCACTCCGGCGCACGCCCCCTCACACCCACCCCGCTCCCCGCGAGATCCGGATCGCGTCGACGCGGTTGCGGGCCCCGGTCTTCCGGGTGATCGCCGCCAGGTAGTTGCGCACGGTCCCGTTGGAAAGGTGCAGACTCCGGGCGATCTCCCCGATGGAGGAGCCCTCCGCGGCGAGTGAGAGCACGCTGAGCTCAC from Streptomyces albireticuli carries:
- a CDS encoding aldehyde dehydrogenase, which codes for MGELIEYGQLFIGGAMTDPAGRDTIDVVSPHTERVIGRVPHAGFEDVDRAVAAARASFDSGVWAGLPLAGRIEVVTRIKDGIAARHEELARTISAENGSPYSWSVLAQALGAMMVWDCAIGVARDIPYEERRGGVLGPLVVRREPVGVVAAVVPWNVPQFVAAAKLAPALLAGCSVILKPSPETPLDAYLLAEIVAAAGLPEGVLSILPAGPETGEYLVGHPGVDKVSFTGSVAAGKRVMEVASRHLTRVTLELGGKSAAVVLPDADLDAAVAGIVPSAWMNNGQACVAQTRILAPRVHYDELAERFAAAARALVVGDPLDPATQVGPLVAERQRRRSLDYIALGRREGAKVLAGGGRPAGLDTGWYVEPTLFGDVGNTMRIAREEIFGPVICLLPYDTEEEAVRIADDSDYGLSGSVWTRDVEHGLDIARRVRTGTYSVNTFSLDMLGPFGGYKNSGLGREFGPEGFAEYQEHKMIHLPAGHGEG
- a CDS encoding SapB/AmfS family lanthipeptide: MALLDLQNMDSEEYGGGHGGGGSNVSLLLCWSTASVALCL
- a CDS encoding ABC transporter ATP-binding protein; this translates as MAQTSTAPAGAPGERHPGDRILLDATRHSAARAAALALIAVAATGATLLLPAALGHTLDLLLARRGAEATRWVLLCAGLVCAPAALDALDEVLSGTTAARTTAWLRHRLLAHVLAAGPRATARFAPGDLVTRLVGNAADVGTAPGTLAGSAAAVAAPLGGVLALGLIDPWLAVGFLAGAPLLALLLRAFARASGDCAAEYQRLQGEIAGRLVEAVGGARTIAAAGTARRETARVLAPLPGLSHQGHRMWRVQGRAAAQAVTVVPLLQITVLAVAGLRLTQGALSVGDLLAASRYAVLATGVGVLVGHVSAIVRARTAAGRVAEVLAEPATAHGYCQLPAAGAGTLELRGVSAERGGRTVLRDVDLVVPGGTSLAVVGRSGTGKSVLAELAGRLADPAAGVVTLDGVPLRELGHDTLRRAVGYAFARPAPLGGTIGGTIAFGVFDPGPDAVTEAARAACADGFVRRMPLGYATPCEDAPLSGGESQRLGLARAFAHAGRVLILDDATSSLDTLTEHEVTRALHGTTTRTRLVVAHRASTAARADRVAWLADGRLRATGTHEDLWRDPEYRALFGAR
- a CDS encoding ATP-binding cassette domain-containing protein, giving the protein MPERRRGGGRDDGGGVARRGLRFLRRRRAVVAWLAVWSVVEAAHTFGLGYALARALDSGFLAGRAGVGLGWLGAAAGAVVVGAYGTGRTYGGVAGLVEPLRDGLVRRVVPAALRDADGAAVSRLTHQVEIARDAFAGLVMVSRSFVFTAAGALTGLFLLSPALLVVVVPPLALGLGLFLATLRPLARRQEAFLIADEAVARSFGEVSAGLRDITAGGAERRVREGTGALVDAERRASAALARWSVVRVVALAVAGQVPVVLLLAATPWLLDRSVTPGALVGALAYLTQSLLPALQNLVHGLGGSGSRLAVVLRRLTAGPPPAPAARPTGGHPAAAPTTPAVELRGVTFAYGEHADPVVDGLDLAVPAGSHLAVVGPSGVGKSTLAGLMAGLLVPRSGEVRIGGRPPGDPAGRVLIPQEAYVFSGTLGDNLRYLRADPVTERELTEAAEALGMSGLVARLGGFGARLAPDALSAGERQQIALARAYLSPAPVALLDEATCHLDPAAEARAERAFARRPGTTLIVIAHRAASARRADRVLVMDGPRTRCGDHRELLAASPLYRDLTGAPGPRTPAHAPSHPPRSPRDPDRVDAVAGPGLPGDRRQVVAHGPVGKVQTPGDLPDGGALRGE
- a CDS encoding MBL fold metallo-hydrolase; translation: MTDHGGGVWSVPVPIPGNPLGHTLVHLLDTGRGPVLVDTGWDDPASWDALTAGLAACGTSVAALHGVLVTHHHPDHHGLSGRVREASGAWIAMHPADTELVRHLRGTPPGGWIDLLAGKLTAAGAPAGHVARLEAARAAARELPGRRAALPDRELVHGELLDLPGRRLRAVWTPGHTPGHVCLHLEEAHPHGGAGNGRLFSGDHLLPGITPHVGLYEIYEPARAPGEGPADPLGDYLSSLARVAALDPAEVLPAHQHAFTDAPGRVRELLAHHRARLAELRALLGTPRTLWQLTASMAWNRPWDRIPYASRNIAVAEAEAHLRHLVARRQAEAVPGSHPVAYVAV
- a CDS encoding ferredoxin; this encodes MAERWRVTVDRRVCVGSGLCAGLAPEAFRLDPARRSHPVPGARGESERVREAAEMCPVEAIAIALADTGEAVFPPPE
- the lanKC gene encoding class III lanthionine synthetase LanKC encodes the protein MDKRYEVYCLADRHFYETPDRLSLPAGGAPEAGGGFYETARRPVPAGWHTSRTGDWLHLTPVDADGAPRPGQPPQGWKIHVSATAASAEKTAAAVWDHCVPRGIPFKFVPAPHLLHLRNSKYAGRDHSGKFVTVYPKDEEQLHATLTELHEVVGGRPGPYVLTDLRWHDGPLYVRYGAFARRFCVDARGTLVPAIEDGEGRLVPDRRDPAFHVPDWVTLPAFLEPHLAARNATTVGELPYRIEKALHFSNGGGVYAGTDTRDGRKVVLKEARPHAGLAADGADAVARLERERAALEKLSGLGVAPEVRDWFTLGEHSFLVMDFVEGRLLNSYFSERHPLIAATPATTAVADYTAWALRVHAAVEEAVALVHSRGVVFNDLHMFNIMVAPDERSVTLIDFEAAAPAAEHGRQIVAHPGFVAPPDRTGTEVDRYALACLRLALFLPVTMLFAIDRGKAAHLAEVIAEEFPEVPEEFLAEAVAEIAGEGAGGRAAGGGPGRGAHDGAGGRAGSGAAGGSGSGVHGDVRTAGGRGAPGGTRSGTGGGAVGGSGSDPGRGVHAGTATRRGADGRAGSAAVPAAARRPRAGAHPAPGDWPRSRDSMARAILASATPDRADRLFPGDIAQFGDGGGLGLAHGAAGVLHALAETGADRYERGERWLLDHTDPLPPGTPLGLYDGVAGVACVLDRLGHTRRALDLAATVLAEKWQRLTSDLHSGLAGVGLALDHLARTTGERQLHDQAVEAAQLLADRLAADLASPAAGRRRAGLMHGASGPALLFLRLHERTGAPALLELAERALRADLARCVTTPNGTLEVDEGWRTMPYLGDGSVGVGMVLDDFLDRAARRGTAADPALAEARTGILRAARSRFYVQPGLLQGRAGMVLHLGRTTAPGVTAEHLATQVRGLSWYAMAYEGELAFPGSQMMRLSMDLATGTAGVLLALGAALGAPGGPAPQLPFLPPLRAPKDRLRTEP